One window of the Oncorhynchus keta strain PuntledgeMale-10-30-2019 chromosome 31, Oket_V2, whole genome shotgun sequence genome contains the following:
- the LOC127914348 gene encoding uncharacterized protein K02A2.6-like, with protein MAFKNKAELDLKMLHTFQSKEKGTDQTLEHLRNKYNTVFSDQMGTVKGFTAKLVLRDDATPKFCKARSVPYSLRPKVEAEIDRLQDTGILAKVDRSEWATPIVPIVKKDGSVRMCGDFKVTVNPMLHVDQYPLPHLDDIFAALAGGKHFSKIDLKQAYLQLPVEESSKQYLTINTHKGLYRYNRLVFGIASAPAIWQQTIDQILQGIPGTQCILDDMIITGRTDKEHLANLEEVMKRLKEYGLQANLKKCEFFKDKIVFCGHEIDCNGLHKTQDKIEAVVQAPRPQNITEVRSFTGLINYYRRFLPNLSAVLQPLNQLLEKNRTWRWTEQCENAFLEAKRLITSEQVLMHYDPEMPVKLACDASPYGLGAVLSHTLKDGSERPVAFASRTLNDAEKNYSQIDKEALALVWGVKKFHACLYGNSFTLVTDHQPLLSIFSPKKGIPAMTAARLQRYALFLASHMYDIEFKPSSLHTNADGLSRLPCTRERQRSVDAVDMFHTAQLEALPVTGTVIKQETRKDVTLSKVYTYTMSGWPATGRKELTPYFQRRNEITTYQGCLMWGMRVMIPQKCQHLVLQQLHEGHVGIVKMKLLARSHFWWPGLDQQIENKNCSGCLETLHMPAPVPVHPWEWPAEPWQRIHVDYAGPFEKHMFLVIVDAHSKWPEVFCTDSSTSAQTIECLRTTFARFGLPLQLVSDNAQAFVSDEFTRFMSVNGIKHSTSAPYHPATNGLAERFVQTLKQGLRAAKRDEGTLQTKLAKFLASYRNTPHATTNESPTALMFGRPLCTQLDIMKPNRRNEVLNKQAKMLSGDQERHLQTGQEVMVRDYRRGGKWTRGTVHTQTGPRTYQVQVSPDIMWRRHINQIKSNVFI; from the coding sequence ATGGCTTTCAAAAATAAAGCTGAATTGGACTTGAAAATGCTCCACACGTTCCAGTCCAAAGAGAAAGGCACAGACCAAACACTGGAACACTTACGGAATAAATACAacacagttttcagtgatcagatgggAACAGTAAAAGGCTTCACCGCAAAACTTGTACTAAGAGATGACGCAACCCCAAAATTCTGCAAAGCCAGATCTGTTCCATACTCCCTGAGACCAAAGGTGGAAGCGGAAATCGATCGCTTGCAGGATACAGGGATCCTGGCGAAAGTGGACAGAAGCGAATGGGCCACACCCATAGTTCCTATTGTGAAGAAAGACGGGTCTGTTAGAATGTGTGGGGACTTCAAGGTAACTGTGAATCCAATGTTGCATGTGGACCAATACCCCCTACCACACCTGGATGACATCTTTGCTGCACTAGCTGGTGGGAAACACTTCAGTAAAATCGATCTGAAACAGGCTTACCTGCAGCTACCGGTTGAAGAGAGTTCCAAACAGTACctgacaataaacacacacaaaggtCTATACAGGTATAACCGCCTGGTGTTTGGCATTGCATCAGCCCCAGCCATTTGGCAACAAACTATTGACCAGATTTTGCAAGGAATCCCAGGAACCCAGTGTATCCTGGATGACATGATCATAACAGGACGCACCGACAAAGAGCACCTGGCTAACCTGGAAGAGGTCATGAAAAGACTGAAAGAGTATGGTCTACAGGCAAACTTAAAGAAGTGTGAGTTCTTCAAAGACAAGATTGTCTTCTGTGGACATGAGATTGACTGTAATGGATTGCACAAAACACAGGACAAAATCGAGGCAGTAGTACAGGCACCACGACCACAAAATATCACAGAAGTGAGATCTTTCACGGGACTGATCAATTACTACAGAAGATTCCTCCCAAACCTTTCAGCAGTACTCCAGCCTCTAAATCAGCTCCTGGAAAAGAATAGGACATGGCGGTGGACAGAGCAATGTGAAAATGCATTTCTGGAGGCAAAACGGCTCATAACATCTGAACAGGTCTTGATGCATTACGACCCTGAAATGCCAGTGAAGTTGGCTTGTGATGCGTCCCCTTATGGATTAGGGGCAGTCCtttcacacacactgaaagatGGGTCAGAGAGGCCAGTTGCATTTGCGTCACGAACATTGAATGATGCAGAGAAAAACTACTCACAAATCGACAAAGAAGCACTGGCACTAGTGTGGGGCGTCAAGAAATTCCACGCATGCCTATATGGCAACAGTTTCACACTGGTTACAGATCACCAGCCGTTGCTTTCCATTTTCAGTCCAAAGAAAGGCATTCCGGCAATGACAGCAGCCAGGTTACAGCGATACGCCCTGTTCCTTGCCAGTCATATGTATGACATTGAGTTTAAGCCGTCATCCCTCCACACAAATGCAGATGGATTATCCAGACTGCCATGTACAAGAGAAAGGCAAAGGAGTGTGGATGCAGTGGACATGTTCCATACCGCTCAGCTCGAGGCACTACCGGTCACAGGCACAGTTATCAAACAGGAGACAAGGAAAGATGTGACCTTGTCAAAAGTGTACACCTACACCATGTCAGGATGGCCAGCTACTGGCAGAAAGGAGCTGACTCCGTATTTCCAGCGGAGAAACGAAATTACAACGTACCAAGGATGTTTGATGTGGGGAATGAGAGTCATGATACCCCAGAAATGCCAACATCTAGTCTTGCAGCAACTACATGAAGGTCATGTTGGAATTGTCAAAATGAAGCTGCTCGCAAGGAGCCACTTCTGGTGGCCAGGTCTGGACCAACAGATAGAAAATAAGAACTGTAGCGGATGCTTGGAAACCCTTCACATGCCTGCTCCTGTCCCAGTCCACCCATGGGAATGGCCCGCAGAGCCATGGCAGAGAATTCATGTGGACTACGCTGGTCCCTTTGAAAAGCACATGTTTCTGGTTATAGTTGATGCCCATTCCAAATGGCCAGAGGTGTTTTGCACTGACTCCTCCACCTCAGCTCAGACGATAGAGTGTCTCAGAACAACGTTTGCACGCTTCGGTTTGCCACTGCAGCTGGTAAGTGACAACGCGCAAGCTTTTGTAAGTGACGAGTTTACAAGATTCATGTCAGTAAATGGAATCAAACACTCAACTTCAGCTCCGTACCACCCTGCCACCAATGGGCTGGCAGAACGCTTTGTGCAAACCCTAAAGCAAGGACTCCGTGCAGCAAAACGAGACGAAGGGACTTTGCAAACAAAACTGGCCAAGTTCCTGGCCTCCTACCGAAACACCCCACATGCCACGACAAATGAAAGCCCAACCGCACTGATGTTCGGGAGGCCTCTCTGCACACAGCTGGACATCATGAAGCCAAACAGGCGTAATGAAGTGCTGAACAAACAAGCAAAGATGCTCTCCGGTGACCAGGAGCGCCATCTCCAAACAGGACAGGAAGTGATGGTGCGAGACTACAGAAGAGGAGGGAAATGGACAAGAGGGACCGTACACACACAAACGGGACCCAGAACTTACCAGGTTCAAGTGAGCCCAGACATAATGTGGCGGCGTCACattaaccaaatcaaatcaaatgtatttatatag